A part of Candidatus Cloacimonadota bacterium genomic DNA contains:
- a CDS encoding aldehyde dehydrogenase family protein: MQKQYPLFIGNTKVKTKEKRTISCPHDKIPVGIVYIANDTHIDQAIKKAVKCFETSKDMPAYERSDILFSIAKDIENTKDVLAETLALECAKNITFARGEVKRAIQTFTLAAEEAKRINGDFFGLDSVPKGAHTHALVKLFPIGPVLGIAPFNFPINLVAHKVAPAIAVGNPIIMKPSSLAPISALNLAEIIIKYVPDGMLSVLPCSGPSIMSAVKNEDIKMISFTGSPAVGWKLKDQYSKKRICLELGGNAGLIIDEDADIEDAVNKSIIGGFGYAGQVCIHTQRFYVHNSIFKEFLNLFLVKTKEIKLGHPLDEEAFLNCMISEQEAIRAESWIQEAVQQGAEILCGGKRDGTKLEATILTKTKQDMKVEKNEVFAPVVTLTPFDDFKKAVGMINNSVYGLQAGVFSNNLKHIKYAFKILEVGGVIINNTPTFRVDQMPYGGVKNSGFGREGVRYSIEEMTELKLLVI, translated from the coding sequence ATGCAAAAACAATATCCCCTTTTTATCGGTAATACAAAAGTAAAGACTAAAGAGAAACGAACAATTTCATGTCCTCATGACAAAATACCTGTTGGGATAGTATATATTGCAAATGATACCCATATCGATCAAGCAATAAAGAAAGCAGTAAAATGTTTTGAAACAAGCAAAGACATGCCAGCATATGAGCGTTCTGACATACTCTTTTCGATTGCAAAAGATATTGAGAATACAAAAGATGTTTTAGCAGAAACTCTCGCTTTGGAATGCGCAAAAAACATCACTTTTGCCCGAGGTGAGGTAAAAAGAGCAATCCAAACCTTTACTCTTGCTGCGGAAGAAGCAAAAAGAATTAATGGAGATTTCTTCGGACTGGATAGCGTTCCTAAAGGTGCTCATACTCATGCACTTGTGAAACTATTCCCAATCGGACCTGTACTTGGGATCGCCCCTTTCAATTTTCCAATTAACCTTGTAGCACATAAGGTTGCACCAGCAATTGCTGTTGGAAATCCTATTATTATGAAACCTTCTTCACTTGCCCCTATCTCTGCACTGAATCTCGCGGAAATTATCATAAAGTATGTTCCTGACGGTATGCTTTCTGTGCTTCCCTGCTCCGGACCTTCCATAATGAGCGCTGTAAAAAATGAAGACATCAAAATGATCAGCTTTACGGGCAGTCCGGCAGTTGGCTGGAAACTGAAAGATCAGTACAGTAAAAAGAGAATTTGTCTTGAATTAGGAGGCAACGCCGGTCTTATTATCGATGAAGATGCGGATATTGAAGATGCCGTCAATAAATCGATCATTGGTGGTTTTGGATATGCTGGACAGGTTTGTATTCACACACAAAGATTCTATGTTCATAACTCAATATTCAAAGAATTTCTCAACTTGTTTTTGGTCAAAACAAAAGAGATCAAACTTGGTCATCCACTCGATGAAGAAGCATTTCTAAATTGTATGATATCCGAACAGGAAGCGATCAGGGCTGAAAGTTGGATACAGGAAGCTGTTCAACAGGGGGCTGAAATTCTTTGTGGAGGTAAACGAGACGGTACAAAGCTCGAAGCAACCATCCTTACCAAAACAAAGCAGGACATGAAAGTAGAAAAAAATGAAGTATTTGCTCCAGTGGTAACTCTTACTCCTTTTGATGATTTTAAAAAAGCAGTCGGGATGATTAATAATTCAGTTTACGGACTGCAGGCAGGTGTTTTCTCAAATAATCTTAAACATATCAAATATGCTTTCAAAATTTTGGAAGTTGGAGGAGTCATCATCAATAACACACCAACATTCCGAGTTGACCAGATGCCTTACGGTGGTGTAAAGAATTCCGGCTTCGGTCGAGAAGGAGTCCGTTATTCAATCGAAGAAATGACCGAGTTAAAATTGCTTGTGATCTGA
- a CDS encoding TldD/PmbA family protein, which yields MKDLCQLALDAAILHGASYADIRIIISKNQKIFMKNGEVETLNNTESFGFGIRVIANGSWGFASSSIVTKQEIKIVAKRAVDIAKASATLRKDSIRLAPEPIHEDIWTSPYIIDPFTVSLEDKLSLLNKIDTILRKNDKIKVAESEMSFWREHQWLATTEGSFIEQILLRSGGGYSVTAVDGPNVQVRSYPASFGGQYKQMGYEYILATPFVENAERVRDEAVALLDAPDCPVRDMDIIIEGSQLGLQIHESIGHPSELDRVLGMEANYAGRSFLTTDLYKDFNYGSPIVNVVADSTVPTGLATFGYDDDGVRAQRYHMIQNGLYKMYLTNRELAHVIGDSHSRGCNRADGYSNIPMIRMVNISLMPGQGSLDDLIADTKNGLLVETNKTWSIDQRRLNFQFTTEIGWEIKNGKKVRIVKNPTYQGITPQFWQSCDAICGEEEWELWGVPNCGKGQPGQRAEMSHGAAPARFIKVAVGVRK from the coding sequence ATGAAAGATCTTTGTCAATTAGCACTGGATGCAGCAATTTTGCACGGCGCATCCTATGCGGATATACGAATAATTATTTCAAAGAACCAGAAAATCTTCATGAAAAATGGAGAGGTTGAAACACTCAATAATACCGAAAGCTTCGGTTTTGGTATCCGTGTAATAGCAAATGGTTCATGGGGTTTTGCATCGAGTTCCATTGTGACGAAGCAAGAGATCAAGATAGTTGCAAAACGAGCAGTAGATATTGCAAAAGCATCTGCTACGCTTAGAAAAGACAGCATCCGGCTTGCACCAGAACCGATTCATGAGGACATATGGACATCTCCATATATCATTGATCCATTTACGGTTTCGCTTGAGGATAAACTTTCTCTCCTTAACAAAATCGATACGATTCTCAGGAAAAATGATAAGATAAAAGTTGCAGAATCGGAAATGAGCTTCTGGAGAGAACATCAATGGCTTGCTACAACAGAAGGTTCATTCATCGAGCAGATATTGCTTCGTAGCGGTGGAGGATATTCTGTGACAGCTGTTGATGGTCCAAATGTGCAGGTACGATCCTATCCTGCTTCTTTTGGAGGACAATACAAGCAGATGGGCTATGAATATATTCTTGCAACTCCATTTGTTGAAAATGCAGAACGTGTTCGAGATGAAGCAGTTGCACTTCTTGATGCGCCGGATTGCCCGGTTAGGGATATGGACATTATTATTGAAGGAAGTCAGCTCGGATTGCAAATCCATGAATCAATTGGACATCCCTCAGAATTGGATAGAGTTCTTGGTATGGAAGCGAACTATGCAGGACGCAGTTTCCTCACAACTGATCTGTATAAGGACTTCAATTATGGCTCTCCCATCGTTAATGTGGTCGCAGACTCAACTGTACCAACCGGACTTGCAACCTTTGGCTATGATGATGACGGCGTTCGAGCACAGCGATATCATATGATACAGAATGGTTTGTATAAGATGTATCTTACGAACCGTGAGCTGGCACATGTCATTGGCGATTCACACAGCAGGGGATGTAACAGGGCAGACGGTTACAGTAATATCCCTATGATCAGGATGGTCAATATATCTCTTATGCCCGGTCAAGGTTCCTTGGATGATCTAATCGCAGACACAAAGAACGGTCTTCTTGTTGAAACGAATAAAACATGGAGTATCGATCAGCGTCGCCTGAATTTCCAGTTCACTACAGAGATCGGATGGGAGATTAAAAATGGAAAAAAAGTCCGCATCGTAAAAAATCCAACCTATCAAGGCATTACTCCTCAATTTTGGCAGAGCTGTGATGCTATATGCGGTGAAGAAGAATGGGAGCTGTGGGGTGTTCCAAACTGCGGTAAAGGGCAGCCGGGACAGAGAGCTGAAATGTCACACGGGGCAGCACCAGCACGATTCATAAAAGTTGCCGTTGGTGTTCGCAAATAA
- a CDS encoding T9SS type A sorting domain-containing protein, with protein sequence MKKVFVVTMILLLALNILHAKDMFSYSSKGNSIEIQFENTIDMTAAEDNVFTTIAVPSDDIEIVIHTCVLSEYDDAGNLLKTVDQIDEKRILKTNSFTMRDLSAHTLQIKTNVYNEKHNTYSKIEKMEFEIVPTNDRQVPKSLSKAFYKVYPSVVDNFDESYLEGLQLQPSNMLIICHQLLENYIQNFIDWKEAKGIECSVATLTETGTTANEIKAYIQQVYDTSDVPPDYVLLIGDVDDYFAVPSFYFSAENDVSDHPYTLLDGTDYFPDVIIGRMSIDEINQLWTVINKVISYEKTPYLENPEWLKKALVVAGNYSTTPPTPSTPVKVSRWLRDKMLHYGFTQVDTVFYPPTYPGTSEIVSKINAGISFLNYRGWGDANGWHYPEFHVDNMGSLSNGVKTPVVTSFVCNTGDFANTSADPCFGEAILQLGTPTAPQGGVVFVGPSDLHTSTKLNNSLFSGFYYGLLDEGIYDFGLSVLRGKIELYHNFPLQQGLGDQVEFYFYVYNILGDPTLTMWTTIPEEIQCTIPETVTVGTNYLDVTCTNLEEGTVTAKKADEFYEVAFLENGHATIPFTSESTGEIILVITAPNFIAKIDTIDVLEQTNDVGLFEYETSAAVQAGSTLSFDLTLKNFGTSTASGVSATLSSSSSFITIPVSTKTFGDITSGGTSVQSYEIEIHADCPDIEVLEFVLDISTGSTSKFSLIASSLLFEVVDVNVNSTSGWLEPGQINQIQVTIQNIASFNAVGIDGELAVYSDAAELTSTDYAFGSVNMNATSSGTFNVKIESNCFIGRNIPFELTLTDAENRITQTYFSLETGPIETNAPTGPDAFGYYAYDSYDVDYSEVPIYFWEEIDPQEGGFGDVIFMADDESRTIPLPFSFTYYGEIFDEITICSNGWISFITNDWTNFRNWDIPSALGPYGQVCAYWDDLIGEPYTVSDTTYHHDMRICHYNDLTNNRFIIEWNECCNRFDDTSVEKFQLVLYDPVHYPTASGNGELQCNYHTISNPDATSNYSTLGIENLTQSDGVLYTYADIYPASATPLENELAIKYTTDPPDPYYAIDDEPVMMNGDLGIYPQPSSGSTMISYYTTDKQLHEVTAGIFNIKGQLVRSLELGSTDFGFQTVWNGLDDQNRKTPNGIYFVKIDNAKYTDIGKILLLR encoded by the coding sequence GAAAATACCATCGATATGACCGCTGCAGAAGACAACGTATTCACAACCATTGCTGTACCTTCGGATGACATTGAGATAGTCATTCATACGTGTGTATTATCAGAATATGATGACGCAGGTAATCTTCTAAAAACGGTTGATCAGATAGATGAAAAAAGAATCCTAAAAACAAACTCATTTACTATGAGAGATCTTTCTGCGCATACATTGCAGATCAAAACGAACGTGTATAATGAGAAACACAATACGTACTCAAAAATCGAAAAAATGGAATTCGAGATCGTTCCGACGAATGACAGGCAGGTTCCGAAATCTTTATCCAAAGCATTCTATAAGGTATATCCATCTGTAGTAGATAACTTTGACGAATCGTATCTTGAAGGTCTTCAACTACAGCCATCGAACATGCTCATTATCTGCCACCAGCTTCTTGAGAATTATATACAGAATTTTATCGATTGGAAAGAAGCAAAGGGTATCGAATGCTCGGTTGCAACGCTTACGGAAACCGGCACAACCGCCAACGAAATCAAAGCATATATCCAGCAGGTGTATGACACCTCAGATGTACCGCCAGATTATGTTCTTCTGATAGGGGATGTGGACGATTATTTTGCAGTACCATCCTTCTATTTCAGCGCAGAAAACGATGTATCAGACCATCCCTACACGCTTCTTGATGGAACGGATTATTTTCCTGATGTGATCATCGGGCGTATGTCCATTGATGAGATAAACCAGCTCTGGACAGTCATTAACAAAGTTATTTCATATGAAAAAACTCCATACCTTGAAAATCCTGAATGGCTGAAAAAAGCGCTTGTTGTTGCAGGAAATTACAGCACGACTCCTCCCACACCGAGTACGCCGGTCAAAGTTTCCCGATGGCTCAGGGATAAGATGTTACATTATGGATTTACCCAGGTCGATACGGTTTTTTATCCACCGACATATCCCGGCACCTCCGAGATCGTGAGTAAGATCAATGCCGGTATCAGTTTTCTTAACTACCGTGGCTGGGGAGATGCGAACGGATGGCATTACCCGGAATTCCATGTTGACAATATGGGAAGTTTGAGTAATGGAGTGAAAACACCGGTTGTTACTTCATTTGTGTGTAATACTGGTGACTTTGCGAATACTTCTGCAGATCCCTGCTTTGGCGAAGCGATCCTTCAGCTTGGAACGCCCACTGCTCCTCAGGGTGGTGTTGTTTTTGTGGGACCTTCAGATCTGCATACCAGCACAAAGTTGAATAACTCTCTTTTCTCAGGATTTTATTACGGATTGCTGGATGAAGGAATCTACGATTTTGGTTTGTCAGTTTTACGAGGGAAGATAGAACTGTATCATAATTTTCCTTTGCAGCAGGGTCTTGGCGACCAGGTAGAATTTTATTTTTATGTGTACAACATCCTCGGTGATCCGACACTCACCATGTGGACGACCATACCTGAAGAAATCCAATGCACGATACCGGAGACGGTTACAGTTGGTACTAATTATTTGGATGTCACATGTACAAATCTCGAAGAGGGAACGGTCACAGCAAAAAAAGCCGATGAATTTTATGAAGTCGCATTTCTTGAAAACGGGCATGCGACCATTCCATTTACATCGGAAAGCACTGGTGAGATCATACTTGTTATAACAGCTCCGAATTTCATTGCAAAAATCGATACAATAGATGTTCTCGAACAAACAAATGATGTGGGTTTATTCGAATATGAAACGAGTGCTGCTGTTCAAGCAGGTTCGACACTGAGTTTCGATCTTACATTGAAAAATTTTGGAACATCAACAGCTTCAGGTGTGAGTGCAACACTCAGTTCAAGCAGTTCATTCATTACGATACCTGTTTCAACAAAAACATTCGGTGATATCACATCAGGTGGAACGAGCGTGCAAAGTTATGAAATTGAGATACATGCTGACTGTCCGGATATAGAGGTGCTTGAGTTCGTGCTTGATATTTCAACCGGATCAACATCGAAATTTTCTCTGATTGCATCATCTCTTCTGTTTGAAGTTGTCGATGTGAACGTCAATTCCACAAGCGGATGGCTTGAGCCAGGACAGATTAATCAAATACAGGTTACCATTCAAAATATCGCTTCTTTTAATGCGGTTGGCATTGATGGAGAATTAGCAGTTTATAGCGATGCAGCTGAACTGACCTCTACGGATTACGCTTTTGGATCAGTAAATATGAATGCTACTTCATCCGGTACATTCAATGTGAAAATAGAAAGCAACTGCTTTATCGGAAGGAATATTCCCTTCGAACTTACACTTACAGATGCTGAGAATAGAATAACACAGACCTATTTCTCTCTTGAAACCGGTCCAATCGAAACGAACGCTCCAACGGGACCAGATGCTTTTGGCTACTATGCATACGACAGTTATGATGTAGATTATTCTGAAGTACCGATCTATTTCTGGGAAGAGATCGATCCTCAAGAGGGTGGTTTCGGTGATGTTATCTTCATGGCTGATGATGAGTCCAGGACGATCCCATTACCTTTTTCATTCACCTATTATGGAGAAATATTCGATGAGATCACCATATGTTCGAACGGTTGGATTTCATTCATTACGAATGATTGGACGAATTTCCGTAACTGGGATATACCTTCAGCGCTTGGTCCATACGGGCAGGTATGTGCATATTGGGATGACTTGATCGGCGAACCCTATACTGTTTCAGACACCACATATCATCATGATATGCGTATTTGCCATTATAATGATCTGACGAACAACCGTTTTATCATCGAGTGGAATGAGTGCTGTAACAGGTTTGATGATACATCAGTCGAGAAGTTCCAGCTTGTTCTGTATGATCCGGTTCATTATCCCACAGCAAGCGGAAATGGTGAGTTGCAGTGTAATTATCACACAATAAGCAATCCTGATGCAACAAGTAACTACTCAACTTTGGGAATTGAGAATCTCACTCAATCTGATGGCGTGCTCTATACATATGCTGATATCTATCCTGCAAGTGCAACTCCTCTTGAAAACGAGCTAGCAATAAAATATACAACCGACCCTCCTGATCCATACTATGCAATCGATGATGAACCAGTAATGATGAATGGCGACCTTGGTATATATCCTCAGCCGTCCTCCGGTTCTACAATGATTTCATATTATACGACAGATAAGCAACTCCATGAGGTCACAGCTGGAATTTTTAATATTAAGGGACAGCTTGTAAGATCATTAGAATTAGGGAGTACTGATTTTGGATTTCAGACAGTTTGGAATGGTCTGGATGATCAAAACAGAAAAACTCCAAATGGCATATATTTCGTTAAAATTGATAACGCCAAATATACTGATATCGGAAAGATACTTTTATTACGATAA
- the hflK gene encoding FtsH protease activity modulator HflK produces MKATIPKFEDINFRQFKMSRRTVWIIVIVIAAIILLATGLYTVNPEEVGVIQRFGKYHSTTQPGLHFKFPFGIDKLTKVKTKHVYKEEFGFRTLQAGVRTQYSSKSYDNEAIMLTGDLNIADVEWIVQYRIQDPVKYLFKVRNVEETLRDVSESVIREVVGDRSVDEVIVLNRKEIADQSQLMLQEQLDIYNTGLEIVTINLQNVNPPKPVQPAFNNVNSAKQEKERIINEAWEKYNQVIPEAEGKSKRTIEEAEGYAIDRVNRANGDANRFIQMFNEYRNAKDVTKKRLYLEMMEKVLPNVPKKYIVDDAQEGILPLLNLDRGGN; encoded by the coding sequence ATGAAAGCAACAATACCTAAGTTCGAAGATATCAATTTTCGGCAGTTTAAGATGTCTCGGCGTACTGTCTGGATAATTGTGATAGTGATCGCTGCGATCATCTTACTTGCAACGGGGCTATATACAGTTAATCCTGAAGAGGTTGGTGTTATCCAGAGGTTCGGAAAATATCACTCAACAACCCAGCCGGGATTACATTTCAAATTTCCTTTTGGGATTGATAAACTAACCAAAGTAAAAACTAAACATGTTTACAAAGAAGAATTCGGTTTTCGTACTCTCCAGGCTGGAGTTCGTACCCAATATTCCTCAAAAAGTTATGATAATGAAGCGATCATGCTGACAGGTGATCTGAATATAGCTGACGTTGAATGGATCGTACAGTATAGGATTCAGGATCCTGTGAAATACCTCTTTAAAGTAAGAAATGTCGAAGAGACGTTGCGAGATGTATCCGAATCTGTAATACGTGAAGTCGTGGGTGACCGCAGTGTGGATGAGGTCATTGTGCTGAACAGAAAAGAGATTGCTGATCAGTCACAACTCATGCTCCAGGAACAACTCGATATTTACAATACAGGGCTTGAAATCGTCACAATTAATCTACAAAATGTGAATCCTCCAAAGCCAGTACAGCCGGCCTTTAATAATGTGAACTCAGCAAAGCAGGAAAAAGAGCGGATCATCAATGAAGCATGGGAGAAGTATAACCAGGTCATCCCAGAAGCAGAGGGAAAATCGAAACGAACGATCGAAGAAGCAGAAGGATATGCCATCGATAGGGTTAATCGTGCAAATGGTGATGCGAATCGTTTTATTCAAATGTTCAATGAATATCGAAATGCTAAAGATGTCACAAAAAAGAGACTATACCTCGAAATGATGGAAAAAGTGCTTCCCAATGTTCCCAAGAAATATATCGTTGATGATGCTCAGGAGGGAATCTTACCGCTTCTCAATCTCGATAGAGGAGGTAACTAA